The Juglans microcarpa x Juglans regia isolate MS1-56 chromosome 2D, Jm3101_v1.0, whole genome shotgun sequence DNA window AACACAATTACTGGAAGGACCAAAACAGAATTTTAGAGTATTATAGAACtaaaatgcaataaaaaacGACAACGTTAAGGACTTAAAGAAATTAGACTAAACGACAGCGTTGCTTGCACCTCTTCCGGAATGGAAACGGCACCGTTCCTCCCTGGTAGAAACGGCATCGTTGCGAGATGCCTTATTACCTTGTAACCCAAACACTTCTGCACTTCGATCCTTGTCTTCATCGAAAGAGTTCCCGACTAGCTTCCATGCCCTTCAGCTTGTAACCCTGGCAAAATCCAAGGAACAGAATACGGAATAAACAgattgatttcaaattttgggAAGTTCTAACTCTACACATGTCACTTTTGAAAGACAATCAAATACATACATGCTCGCAGGGTAAGAAGGAATGACAAAATTGATCAGAAAATCAATGCCACtgaaagtatttaaatatagcTTGTTTCTTATTTATTCAGTACAAATTTGAAGTTCAATACAGCATGTAGAAGAAAATTGCAAATGGTAAAAACAtacattttacaataaaattttttgggaCAGAATTTTATGTAGGAGGAGCGTCCGGTGGCAGATCGAGATCAGCTATGTCAAAAAAAAGGTCATCCGGACTCCAGGGAGTTCCCTCAAAATTGTAGAAATCTTCAAAATCTCCCATGATATCAGATAAACAAAGTGCATTTTCATCAGGATTGAGATTCTGCcaaatccataaaataaaatatattatacctCAGTACATATTAAAGCTTCAAAGAAATCTGCAAGCAGAACTCACAGAAGACAACGCTACCATGATCAACTGTAAAACATTCAGAAATTCGTCTGTAACGTCCCAATGGAAACGATAGATTCACAAGAAATTAAGGTTATGTCGTCCAATGCAAGATATCAAAGAGGATTATCAAAGGGCAAAGAGAAGTACATTAGGAAAATCGCCAGTTATAATGCATAGAAGAAggaacagaaaaaagaaaaagaaaaaaaagaggccCAACTCTAGAAATTCCGGCAGACAGAATGACCTAATCTAAACTATAGGACAATGCATTCGCAAATATACCATCACAGTAATGATTTTCTGACAGCAAACAATGTTTCAAATGGAGACGGATTACATACTATTAATAAGGCAATTACCAAGAttcatctttcttctttgctttcacAGAATGGCCAATTGTCAAAATGCCAAACACtgttatttttaacaaaacgtGGTACACATGAAAATTGACGTTGAAGGTTCAATCCATAATATGTTAGACAAAGGCGAGGAAAAATTAGATCATTAGATGCTTATCcaagataaaatgaatataataagACAACAAGAACAGCAAGATtgtaaatccaaaaacaaaaatgctgTGTTACCTAAAATGTAAAGGAAACAGAAACGTGGTGTGCCACacatgtttatgatttttttaagtaCCTGTCTAATATTAATTACAGAGATTGTGTTAAAAAACTCTAGACTGTGATAAAGAAGTATAGTATCAAATGATATATAAGTTTTAACGGTTGACTTGCTCTGTACAACTTTAACATTACTTTCCGAATTGCCTTTCAAAATGGgctgagaaaagaaaagaatagaatgAAATGTGGATAGACACAAAATTAGCAATGCTAAATGTTACACAGTGAATCCAGCCATATGGGTCACCCTTCACAAGTGAGTTTGGTCACTACTATGACAGAAATGAATGAtacttctttttcttaaataaaaaatggttaACGCAACTACCACCTTGAAAAACAAGAATGTACAAGATCAGACAAGTGAAAAATGTGCAAAGCTCAGTGTAAGCATGAAATGAACATGAACATTTGAAAATATGGCATTTTTAAAATCGCAGATGCACTGGATCCGAAACATGAATTGTTACTCACCTTATTTTTGTCATCTTCACTCAAAATCAAAGGGTTGTCCTCTTTGAAGGAAGTACGCACTTCTGGAAGAATATCGCTATTGCCCAATACTCGAGATAACTCAATTGAGGCATCATTATTGAGAACTGCAGAAAACCCCTCACATTGTGACTGCATAGCTTCAGATAAACATGACACAGATGTTGTGCCACCCAAGAACTTGGTGTCGATAGCAGCCAAACCGCTACTGCTACTAGGCAACGAACCAGCTAAAGTGACAGCTTCTGCAGAGTCGTCATCCTCATTGTAATTCCATTCTTCCTCCTTAAATGGTGCTCCGTATTGAGCACCATTTCTTGGCCCTAGGCCCTCCTTCTGGAAAATCATACAGAGCACATATGTGTTCTGCAAGATCAACATGACGGGAATGAATTCAAATAAGGGCACCATAACACCATCATCAATGGTTTTTATTATGCGGGAACAGAGATGGAAATAGTATTACCAATAAATACGACTCCCCACTGTAAACCCCATTTTCAAAAGAGGCAATTATTTCAGTAATTGTTTTTCTCCCTCTATTTCCTGAAGAGTATCAGTAGAAATTATTGATTTGTTTCTTGAACAAAATCAGTTCCAGAAGTTACTCTAACAAAGTTTCCATATTTTTGAAGGATGCAACTTTTTAAGGGCAATTTTGGAATGCCGTAATATGCGATGGAGGGAGTATGTGCATAGCAAAACTATGCTGGCTtcaaaagaacataaaaactCGACCAACATGAACCCTTTTATAAATTGAGGTTATGGTTGTGAAGTTTCAGTCCTATGCTTCTCAACACAATGTATAAGCTGgatgatgaaagaaaaagaactgTTGCTAGGTAGAAATAGAGGGGACAAAGAGAACCTTTATTATCCATATTTGCAGCAcccaaaatatccatttttatgGTATTTCCAACAGgctcaacaacaacaaaataacTTACAGCCAGTAAAAAACACAAGAGGTAGAAAGAATTTCATCCCATCagttttaagaatattatttcccaaattcaaatatacaagaaaaaaaaaatcaggaatTCCGTCTTAAACACGGTGGGTGTAAACTTTGGTTTGACAAATCCTTGTACTTCTGAAGTGTAACCAAATGAAATAAATGGGATAACAAACCCGGAAATGTGCATGTCATTCCACAAGCATATGTGCTATTATCTGTTGATCTCTGGTGCCAAGCAGGAAAGAACTATTATTGATAATTAGCTTACGttacttataaaataacaaTTAGCTTAaacaaataatactaataataataaatcctgtTTTCTaagccaacaaaaaaaataaaaaatactaagaaAGCTTTTCATACTTCACAAACAAGAGTATCAAACCAAGGTTGACAAATAACCAAGCATTACCTTGACAATTCCTTCCTTGGCCATATACTGATCTCCAAGGCTGTACTCGTGCATAACCCAATCAGTTCGTTCCCTTTGTGTTGATTTTCCTCCCCGTATCCCTGTAGCTGTCGAGTTGAGGTTCTTGTGAAAAACCAATGTTTTTTTTGACCCCACCAACTCTTTATCGTGATGAACAGAACTATCGTTTCCGGTTTTTTTCCAGCACCCATCTTTGGTTTCACGATTGATTCTATGCCCTCTAGAATACTTTCTCTCCACTGGGCATAAGAAGTACCATTGCAGATCACCACTTCCGGATTTGAATTTACCTGAAGAAGGAAAAGGCAAAATTTAGTAAGAAACACACAGAGAAAGCACATTACGCTAATCATACAAAGAAAAGCGTGTATGTAAGGCTCTTCCCATGTACCTGGAAGTTCCCAAGGGGCAAACTTGTAGATATCAACCTCTGCAACTGCTTTAGAATAGAAACGTTCAccctttattttcctttttagatAGAGCAGAACTATCTCATCATCAGTGGGATGAAATCGGTACCCCGGAGGTAGACGCAGTGCTTTCCccataaattaattcaaaattaagtCCAAGTAGGACGTCTTCCACAGAAACAATTAATTAACTCTACTTAGAACGCAATGAGAAGGAAGCtttccagaaaaataaaatgccaatTTTCATGTCCAATAGATATTCCAAACACCAGAGCCTTCTCCAATTCatgaaaccaaaccaaataattgaaaaatgattcCCGTCGATATCAAAAGACATTTGCCGCGCAGTGACTAACCTGCGATCAACATTATTAGGCACGCAATCCAAATAAACCCAGAAACAAATCTCACTGACTAAACTAGAAGATAAATAAGCCAAccgaacaaaattaaattaaagatatatcaaataaaaatataaaaaaggggGTGGACAACCACCCACATGAGGCATATAAATCCAAtcaattctcaaataaaatctCCGAAATAGCACCTCCAAACCAGAAAATGGAAAGCAAAGCAAACCCAGATAGACTCAGtcaaaattatctcaaaaaGTAGCAACAAAACTCCAGCATACGAAGTAAGATGCGAAAGAATACGCCTcgaataaaaaaagagaacaaaagcCCAAGAAAGCAGTAGAACACGAAAGAATTCGAAAAAGGAAACCAAAAACGCCGGAGAAGAAGACagcaataaaaattaaacaagaaatcataaaatcaaagagaaatcaAACACAAATGACAGGAAACAATCAGAAAGAAAGAGGTAGAGAGACAAGTGCACCTAGCAAAagagaccgagagagagagagagaggagagaattCAAGCTAAATCGACATTCGATAGTGTAACTGTGTAATACGGGAGGCAAGGCGCGAGTTTATATACTGAGAGCTGAATGAAGGAGAAGTATGTGGACTCCTGTGATCTTGTTGGCTAGGGAAGCTTAAGTAGCAATCCTGAGTTCTGATTGGTCGGTCAGCTTATTTCAATAACGTACGAGCCGTTTAAGCCCcggattaaaaaaattatctcaaataataattataatttttttaaattctcacataaaatataataaataatttaatttttttaatatcaaaataataataatattaaaaaataatattctaataatatttaatttaatttatttaaaatatctcaacccatctctcaattcaaaagaaattaaaagattaatgTGTGTGTGGGGGAGGTTTTGGTGGTGACGGCGAAGACGTAAGACGATACCATGACATATGCCTCTTGCTAAATTCATATTACGTCAATGTGGACACTACCCTTTTCTCCAATTTTGCCGACTCCATGTAATCTAATTTTATTCCCAATTCCCTGCCATTGACCAAACAACTTCTTTTTTACCCCCTAAGAAGTTTCCGTGATCATTAAGCATACCCGTTCGTGATAATTGTTGAGGTGGGCATTtcaatttcaaagaaaaataaacgaaaaataaatattgtcaACACAAAACAAAGTGGTGGGTGTACCAAAATGAACTCCGTTGCATGGAAACTTGAGAGCTTTAAAATTACTGTTCAATGATATAACAAGAACTCAAAtacaactttcatttaaaaaattatttttcactttcattCAAAGTTATTCATGactaaacaaaagaaagattaaagaaagatttggatagtaagttgagatgagataaatttgaaatacaaattaagtaaaatattgttagaatattatttttttaatattattattattttaaaatttaaaaaatttgaattatttattatattttatataaaaaattaaaataattaaatgcgaCAATATGAGATAAAAgactttttgtatccaaacgtcTCATAAATTTGTCATGTTTCATTATGATTTAGTTGCAATATAGTGGTAACTATATCATTTTCCGAAATTAATCGTAAATTGAAAAGCATGAAAATTATAGTTGTTTAATAAAATTACACATAATCTAattaaagaaagataatttACTAAAATTCCTGATAATAAACATACTGCAACTCGGAGTGGAGAATCAATTCGGCAGTGAGCACAATACAGGGGGTGTGtgtttctttattaatttttttattactggGCATCTGTCACGAtgctaaaatctcataaaatgcATAACTATCGGAGCCAGCCAATAGTCCAACACTAGATTGGTTTTAGCCAcaagatttaattaattacattcTCCTTAGAAGAAAAGATGTGATAGAAACTTCTACTACTTACAAAAGAGAATCAAATACATATACAAGCTCATTTGAAGGGCTGTCACTCACTTAAGGGATACAAAATAGTTGATAAAAAATCAATGCCACCAAaatgctttatatatatgtgataagttgcaacaaagaaaaacaaaatgggaATACTCGTGTACAATCAATCGTATACTCTTTTCCAACACAACTTCATGAAGAAACTGTAGAAGAATCATACACAAAGGAACACCAGgctattttttaaatgttgaatCTTATCTCCATGCTTTACTCAAAATAATACATCGGCTAGCTTCATATGGAAATGAAAGATGTAAAGAACCAAAACTAGTTGAATACCTTCAGGCTTTCAGATCACTAACCGGTGCAAAATATGTAGCTGATATCACAATCaccggattattatttttatttattttttgataaataaacaaTTACCGGAAATTTCCTCTACCCCAACTGCACTTCAACTTGGTAGTTCCaccgccttttttttttttttaattctgtaGCTATTTCATTTCTGATCTGTCCTTTCCACCGGAGTTGCTCTGTACAGTGTGTGCTCCCCCATGATGGTTAAGATGGGCTGTATATCTCCTCCAAACAAGCTAATTTGCCCATCGGCCAAAAGAGTTTCATATCGCATGAAACAAAAAGGGgaaaatatgtaaaatgaaaaatgaaatccCTGCTGAAGTAAAATGCACCTGCTAGACTTCCCGAGAAATATTTCTGACGAAACAGTTACAAGTTCCTCCCAGCCAGCAAAAAACAGGCCAAAAGCTGCTGTTAACAATCCTTTGGGCTCCAAGAGAACTCTGAAGCCATCCCACAATGACCCAAATGCCCTTACATCACACGGTGACTGACATGCAATTTTAATCGGGGCACCTAAACTGGGCTTGCCTTCTCGAATGGGACAACCATTCAGCAGAGGAGATTCAATTTCACAATATTCCGTTCAAAACTCTCTGATAATAATCATATTGCCGTGTCCGCCATGCATCTAAACTGCTGCTTATTAGGGAAAGCACCACAGAGACACATTGCTGCGAGAAAACAACAAATAACCACCATAAAAACCATAGCAGTGAAATGCTGTACAGTAGAGAAAGGTTTTGTGATTAAATCAAACCTCTTCTGTTAAACTTAAATGGAATCGTTTTCTTAGGTTCTGTATCGTCCGTGGACCACCTTTAAAGCAAGGAAAATCAGAGTCCTGAACCAAACATAAAAGTATAGCACCTTTAGTCAACCATGCAAAGCAGACACTATAATTCTTTATCCACTAACCATGTCGTTGCACAAATGACCCCACACAAATTACTAAATGAAGTGAAAGCTAGagtttgttaaaaatatttttttgataaggaaACGATTGTATTTATAAGAATAGACATAGACCAAGTaaacaagatggtatacaagaggaaacaTCTATCTAGGTAGAAGAAATGGAAACGAGAAAGTCATGAAAGAtgaggccattaaaatctacagctatgacccatagaaataaagttctAACAAAAGAGATCCAAGTTCCTCTAATAAGCGCTCATTGTTTTCAAATGTCCAGTCATTTCGCTCCTACCATAAGCACCACAGAATACATATatgaaccatcttccacacgactgtgatttgtggaatacctcCTAGATTTGTCCAATAGCCAAAAGCGCAACAATTGtggcaggcataacccaagctagcTCTAATCTGCGGAACACATCATCCCATAACGCtttagcaatctcacaatgCAGTAGAAGATAATCCACAGTTTTGCCACATTTCttgcacatgcagcaccaatctaCTATGATCACCCCACGTTTCCGCAAGTTATCTGTTGTTGTCAATATCTTACCCAGAGAAGTTGTCTAAGCAAAAAATGCTGCTTTGGGAGGTGTCTTATTACGCCAAGTCCTCCTCCATTGAAATTGATTGTTCTGCAAATGTGAAAGAGACTTATAGAAAGAGTGAACCGAAAATGTACCTTTACCTGTGGGTACCCACCACAACATGTCAGTTCCTTGCATGCTCCGTCTCAAggaatacaaaatacaaaaaaagtccTCAAAGCTGCCAACTTCTCAATCTTGGAACGCCCTACTGAAGTTGATGTTCCATTGGATTTGATCTCCAGATATCACCATAAAACCAGCTACTAAAGCTTCTTTCTCACATACAAACTGGAAAATTGAAAGGAATGAGTCCTTGAGGGCATTATTTCCACACCATAAGCCGTTCCAGAATTTTATTATAGAGCCATCTCCCAACATGAGTCTAGTATGACGAGTAAAAACTCCCCAACAAACCTTCATATTTGCAGTCAATCACCGACTTCCACAAGGATTCTAGTTCCATATTATAtcaccacaaccatttcccgAGTAAGACCCGAttgaaaatcttcaaatttCTAATTCTCAACCCACTAGAAGAAATTGGGGATTATACCTTATCCCACTTGACTAGATGGAATTTGCAGTCATCCCCCATGCCACTCCAAAGGTAATCATGGTGAAGTTTCTCAATACACTTGTTGGAATTGggaaaagagataagaaatacGTTGGTAAATTAGACAAAGTACTTTTGATTAAGGTGATCTTgccacctttcgacaaatacagTCCCTTCCAACCAGGCAATCTATGTTAAATCTTCCCAATCATTGTATCACATATTGATTTAGCCCTTGAGGCAGGTCCCAACGGAAGACCAAGATAATTCATGGGAAGAGAGGAAACCTTACATCCAAGAGTGTTAGCCAGCTGTCGGATGTTGAGAACATTACCAACTGGCACCAACTTTGATTTGTCAAAGTTCACTTTCAAACCTAATGCTGCTTCAAAACAGAGTAAATGTGCCATTAGTGCCCGAATCTGGTTTTGTTCTACCTCAGAATATCAATGCATCATTTgcaaacaaatgagaaatgataagagTACCCTATTGAGGTCACCAACTGAGAATCCAGTCATAAAACCATTGTGAACCAAAGCCGATATCATTCTGCTAAGCAcctccataacaatgacaaagAGTGGGGACAAAAGATTCCCTTGTCTTAGGTCTCGGGAGCTATTAAAGAAGCCAATTTTACTATCattcaccaaaactgaaaaCTTCGCGTTGATATGCACCATTTGATCAACGAGTAGCATCTCTCCCCAAAtccacacctcccaagcaagTAAAGTAGGAACTCCCAGCTAACATGGTCGTAGGCCTTCTCCATTTAGTTTTTAGCCACATTTTTGCATTTAAAGTACCGACGCCCTCCTTGGATTCGACCACAATCCAGCAAGATAAGAAAATGATCCGAAAGGCAAGGCAACTTCTTTTGACATGTGTCTAGATAATGAGTTTCTCACTCCGATGAGACTCAATCTGTCCAATCTAGACCACGTATGGTTATTGGACCACATGAATGCTCCACCCATGAGAGGGATGTCCACCAAACACAAGTAAAAAATACACTCCGAGAATTCTACCACTCCTGGTCACAGCCTACTTTCTCCTAAATGTTCCATTGGGAACCTTATAACATTAAATTCACCACCTATGCACCATGGTAGGTCCCACCAGCTATGTACTCCAGCTATTTCTTTCCATAAAAGTCTTTTGTTGCTGTCCAAATTCAACCTGTATATACCAGCAAAAGCCCACATAAAGTTTTCTTCCACACCCTTAAAGGAACATGCCATGGTGTACTCCCTATgaattcctccattttctccaccacctttCTATTCCACATAACTAAAACACCTCCCAAAGCCCCATCAAATGCAAGATAAGCCCAATCCACATATGTACAACTCCGTATACTTCgaacaattttttttgataagtccgTATACTTCAAACAATTCTTCTTGGAATAGATTTCAACTTAGTTTCCTATAAGCATACGATGTCCGCCTTCCACTCACgaagcaaattttttattcaaagacACTTATTGGCCTCGTTGAGCCCTCAAACATTCCAAAAAACAATTTTGGGCTTCATAAAGAAGATGTTAGCCCCTTCTCTTTGGATCTTTCTCAGCTTGAGATGCCCTCATAATTAAGAAACCACGTTAGTCTCGTTAGCTCCCTCTTTTTATTGGAATCTGACTTCTAGAGCTAAGCATGACCAATTTCAATGGCAGTAAGCAAAGCAAAgccataaattgttcctcaAAACCCTCGCACTCCATCCCCACACAATGTTGAATTTCCTTCACCTTATGTAGAACCCAGTCAGAAACACTAGACTCACCTGGCAACTTACAATGTAGGGGTATGGGCTCCCCATCCCTAGTAGCCCACTGCAAATCCAACGGCATCCCCATCTCCTCCTTTGCGAAGGTATTCCTGCACTCCCATTCAAAGAAGGCCTACATCGAAATTAGAATCCGGGAAGGCCCTTCAACGACTCCTTCGTCACTTCCAGTCACTGAATACAGGTCTCAGTCCACCTTCGTATTCTATAGGGCCTTTGCCGGAAGGGATACCATCGGAGAGTCAATGGCAACCACTTCGCTCCTTCTCAACGGGCGTTGTCTGGCTGTGATGCATCTGAGATCCAATGCTCGGTGGTAGGGAAATGTCCGAAGCCCTTTTAGAGACAGCTGTTGTTGACTTCCCCACCGTCACCGTCACCCTCTGGGCCACCGTTTAGGGTTCCTCAGCCTGTCACGAAACTGTCAGAGCTTTTTCTGGTGAGGTTACCAAACTCCTGCCAATAAAGGGCCCTAGATCACCACCCTCTCTGATTCTCCACAAGGGTTGGGTCCCGAGCCTTGCCTTGCCTCCATTTTTCCCCACGAGCTGAGGCCCAAAGGCGCAGTCCACTTGCTTTGCTCTTTGCCTCCTATTTAACTGCCTATATGCTATACCTCTATTGGGTCCAGCAATCTCAGAGCCTAGGCCCACTTGTCCCCTTTTGAGCTACCCATCTATTGTAGGTCTGCTAAGTCCTCTTGCCTTCGAGCCAAGTTTTTTCCTCTTCGCACCaatatcaaaaagaaaaacacaaggtGCAACAATATGATTCAGTGTTGCTGCAGTGTTGGAGAGCTTCTTGGAATTATGAAGGTCCTAACACTTTCTTCatgcacatgcattttattttacctatagAGTTAAAATAATCAAAAAGCAAAAGCTGGTACCTGCAACATCTCCACAAGAAGAATAATGCGCTCAGCATGCTTACGACATGTAAGGAAGCCTTGAATGCACAAAACCTGAATTTGAGGTGCGAAGCCCGTAAGTGAAATTTAACCTAGGCTATCTAAAGAGTTCAAAGAGTAAAAAACcaggggaaaaaaagaacaaaagcaaaccaaaagaaaataatcaaagaaCCTTAAAATAATCAAAGAACTCGCTTGGAACTCCCTCAGCATCAGAATCCATGACCTAGAACAATCACAACATTCCAATCACTTTACGGTTAAAATCTAAGTCTATAAAAGATCAAGATGCTAAATAAGTAACCCAACATATCTTGTTACAATTAACATagcaaaagagagaaagaaaaagtaaaagaagaaagaatgtGAATCTCACAACATTGCTGCCATACCTCAAGAAGTTCACGGGTTAATTTGAAAGGTGCACTCTCAAAATTGACGCCACCAGGTGAATTGGAAAGCATGAAGCCAAAGTCAATATGTATGATATGACCTTCTTCATCCAATAAGAGGTTCCCATTGTGTCGATCCTTCACCTGGAAAAAATTAAACCATCTGATGAGAAGCAGGTATGAAACAAACCACAATCTGGAATATGCTATAGAAGACGCTTTACTTTGCCACACCAGATACATTTCAAAGAAGAGGATGGATACATAACTGCATAAAGCGCAAAGTCAAATAGGTTGTATATAGACGCAATTACATGCTAATTCAAATCAAATAAGTATAACTTACCCAGACATACAACCAAAAAACATAAACACGTGACAGAGATATGACATATAGCCTCATTCGAGTGACTGTACAGGGTGTTTTCTTATGTAATTGATGAAATCACAAGTCTTTGATTTCTTGGACGCTTTGGAACCTAGAAAGTAATTCATGTTCCTACTTCAGTCCAAATTTCCCCTTTGTAAGCATCATCAGGTAGTTTACCCTCCTAATGCTTTGAAAATTAAACCACATGAACTTAAAAGAGACAAGTTCAAAACTCAGAAGAGACCAACATAACAGATCCCAAATTAGTATCCTATTTATGttggggtattttttttttttttgggggggggggggggggggttgagaAACCATACCTGCAGAAGGTAGCATACAAGGGAATATCCAGCCAtactttcaacaaaatttctctgcagaaagaacaaaaaagtaaaaccaaaaaactatataacaagaaaattaaattaatcaaGTGAAAGTACAACAGAAAAACTCATCCAAAGATAAGTGTTTCTAGAAACCCTCAATTCTCTCTTTTTGAacaagc harbors:
- the LOC121249330 gene encoding NAC domain-containing protein 82-like isoform X1, whose protein sequence is MGKALRLPPGYRFHPTDDEIVLLYLKRKIKGERFYSKAVAEVDIYKFAPWELPGKFKSGSGDLQWYFLCPVERKYSRGHRINRETKDGCWKKTGNDSSVHHDKELVGSKKTLVFHKNLNSTATGIRGGKSTQRERTDWVMHEYSLGDQYMAKEGIVKNTYVLCMIFQKEGLGPRNGAQYGAPFKEEEWNYNEDDDSAEAVTLAGSLPSSSSGLAAIDTKFLGGTTSVSCLSEAMQSQCEGFSAVLNNDASIELSRVLGNSDILPEVRTSFKEDNPLILSEDDKNKNLNPDENALCLSDIMGDFEDFYNFEGTPWSPDDLFFDIADLDLPPDAPPT
- the LOC121249330 gene encoding NAC domain-containing protein 82-like isoform X2, with the translated sequence MGKALRLPPGYRFHPTDDEIVLLYLKRKIKGERFYSKAVAEVDIYKFAPWELPGKFKSGSGDLQWYFLCPVERKYSRGHRINRETKDGCWKKTGNDSSVHHDKELVGSKKTLVFHKNLNSTATGIRGGKSTQRERTDWVMHEYSLGDQYMAKEGIVKNTYVLCMIFQKEGLGPRNGAQYGAPFKEEEWNYNEDDDSAEAVTLAGSLPSSSSGLAAIDTKFLGGTTSVSCLSEAMQSQCEGFSAVLNNDASIELSRVLGNSDILPEVRTSFKEDNPLILSEDDKNKVLKKIINMCGTPRFCFLYILESQS